The Zingiber officinale cultivar Zhangliang chromosome 10A, Zo_v1.1, whole genome shotgun sequence genome contains a region encoding:
- the LOC122026886 gene encoding wall-associated receptor kinase 2-like: MGSWSEQLFLLLLCLVLLAGAATPQTAPPLSVDSADRWVRPGCQSKCGNVSIPYPFGIDSGCSRPGFEINCTDGTPYLGLGGNIDMVDIQLFQGTLVVNNYIAKDCYYQNGSLSDYILPSISIIGLPNYKFSSDRNGFVAIGCDAQGYIVSNDEENTFRTGCSSYFTNASFMPNGTCSGIGCCTAPIPKDLRSFSLLVDSFNNHSNCSFALCSYAFLADVGKLNFTLSSFTEYSNRVNEPLTLDWAIMNQTCEQANGTRDFACVSPNSYCLNSTNGPGYLCNCSQGFHGNPYLNDSNGCSDINECSAVPSPCVKRCHNREGSYSCSCPWYMYGDGQRDGSGCKSILRLLYLSLGVGLSLFFLIAIGSWLYWIHKKRKLGELKQHFFEKNGGSLRPDIRLFSSQELEAASDNYNQSRILGEGGTGTVYRGVLPNQNVIAIKKAKISNDEAEVQQFINEVEVLSSINHRNVVKLLGCCLESQVPMLVYEFVPNGTLAHHVHDEGKRGSLSLEARLRISSEVAGALSYLHSAASTPVIHRDVKTTNILLDHNLTAKVSDFGASRMVPLDQNGLVSLVRGTFGYLDPEYFQTGEFTDKSDVYSFGVVLVELLTGKKPVAKTQAVKNLATLFMDCVNSGRLVEILEERVVEEGTPELLEAAAELAMRCLSLKSNDRPLMREVAMELEALTRWKIHPWGNVNLEEGDSLLAMVGSSSPSVLRDYVNSSMEPMVPFEIVR; encoded by the exons ATGGGATCCTGGTCGGAGCAATTGTTTCTGCTGCTCCTCTGCCTTGTGCTGCTAGCAGGAGCGGCAACCCCCCAAACAGCACCGCCGCTGTCGGTCGACTCCGCCGACAGGTGGGTGCGACCAGGGTGCCAGTCCAAGTGCGGCAACGTGAGCATCCCCTACCCCTTCGGCATCGACTCCGGCTGCTCCCGTCCAGGCTTCGAGATCAACTGCACCGACGGCACGCCCTACCTCGGCCTCGGCGGCAACATCGACATGGTGGACATCCAGCTTTTCCAGGGCACCCTCGTCGTCAACAACTATATCGCCAAAGATTGTTACTACCAGAACGGAAGCCTGTCAGATTATATCTTGCCCTCGATAAGTATTATCGGTCTCCCAAACTACAAGTTCTCCAGTGACCGGAACGGATTCGTGGCCATCGGCTGTGACGCCCAGGGCTACATTGTTAGTAACGATGAGGAGAACACTTTCAGGACTGGATGCTCGTCCTACTTCACCAACGCCAGCTTCATGCCCAATGGTACATGCTCCGGCATCGGCTGCTGCACCGCGCCAATTCCCAAGGATCTCCGCAGCTTTAGTCTGCTCGTCGATAGCTTTAACAATCATTCCAATTGCAGCTTCGCCCTCTGCAGCTACGCCTTCCTGGCCGACGTGGGCAAACTCAACTTTACCCTGTCTAGCTTCACCGAATACAGCAACAGGGTGAATGAGCCATTGACGCTGGATTGGGCCATCATGAACCAGACCTGTGAGCAAGCAAACGGCACTCGCGACTTCGCGTGCGTCTCCCCCAACAGCTACTGCTTGAACTCTACTAATGGTCCGGGCTACCTCTGTAATTGTTCGCAAGGTTTCCACGGCAACCCGTACCTCAATGATTCAAATGGATGCTCAG ACATCAACGAGTGCTCAGCTGTTCCTTCGCCATGTGTCAAACGGTGCCATAATAGAGAGGGGAGCTATTCTTGCTCATGCCCATGGTACATGTATGGAGATGGCCAAAGAGATGGAAGCGGATGCAAGTCCATACTGAGATTACTGTATCTCAGTTTAG GTGTTGGATTGAGCCTCTTTTTCCTTATTGCGATTGGGTCATGGCTGTACTGGATTCACAAGAAGAGAAAGCTCGGAGAGCTGAAGCAGCACTTCTTTGAGAAGAACGGCGGTTCGTTGCGACCGGACATCAGACTCTTCTCCTCACAGGAGCTTGAAGCTGCATCTGATAACTACAACCAGAGCCGAATCCTCGGCGAGGGCGGCACCGGAACAGTCTATCGCGGCGTACTTCCTAATCAAAACGTGATCGCAATCAAAAAGGCCAAGATAAGCAACGACGAAGCCGAAGTCCAACAGTTCATAAATGAAGTCGAGGTTCTCTCCAGTATCAATCACCGGAATGTGGTGAAGCTCCTGGGGTGCTGCCTCGAGTCTCAAGTCCCCATGCTCGTTTACGAGTTCGTGCCTAATGGCACGCTCGCCCACCACGTCCACGATGAAGGCAAGAGAGGCTCTCTGTCCTTGGAAGCTCGTCTAAGGATCTCTTCGGAAGTAGCTGGAGCCTTGTCCTACCTCCACTCTGCGGCTTCTACTCCCGTCATCCACAGAGATGTCAAGACCACCAACATACTTCTCGACCACAACTTAACTGCAAAAGTATCCGATTTCGGAGCTTCCAGAATGGTTCCTCTGGATCAGAACGGATTGGTGTCGTTGGTTCGTGGCACCTTTGGCTACCTGGACCCGGAATATTTCCAAACAGGGGAGTTCACTGATAAAAGCGACGTCTATAGTTTCGGCGTTGTTTTGGTTGAGCTCTTGACAGGGAAGAAGCCTGTGGCTAAGACGCAAGCTGTCAAGAATTTAGCCACACTTTTCATGGACTGCGTGAATTCTGGACGACTTGTTGAAATATTGGAGGAACGCGTTGTCGAAGAAGGAACTCCGGAGTTGCTTGAAGCAGCCGCGGAGCTCGCAATGAGATGCTTGAGCTTGAAAAGCAATGACCGACCGTTGATGAGAGAAGTGGCTATGGAGCTGGAGGCACTGACGAGGTGGAAGATACATCCTTGGGGAAATGTTAATCTGGAAGAGGGAGACAGTTTGCTGGCTATGGTTGGAAGCTCTTCTCCGTCGGTTCTCCGTGATTATGTCAATTCTTCCATGGAACCCATGGTGCCCTTCGAGATTGTCAGATGA